In the genome of Meles meles chromosome 4, mMelMel3.1 paternal haplotype, whole genome shotgun sequence, one region contains:
- the LOC123940756 gene encoding olfactory receptor 5H2-like, giving the protein MEKEHGKGLGNATLLIDLILTGLTYELQWQIPLFLVFLVIYLLTIVGNLGLIALIWNDSQLHIPMYFFLGSLALVDAWISYTVSPKMLVNFFAKTKMISLSECMIQFCSFAVSITVECFLLATMAYDRYVAICKPLHYPVIMSKTLCIRLLVLSLLCGLLHAIIHSSFLFRLTFCNSIIVHHFYCDIIPLLKISCTDPSINYLIIFVFAGSIQMFTILIVLVSYTLILSTILKKKSLQGIKKAFSTCGAHLLSVSLYYGALIFMYVRPISTQSEDQDMMDSLFYTIIIPLLNPIIYSLRNKKVIDSLRKILKRNS; this is encoded by the coding sequence ATGGAAAAGGAACATGGAAAAGGACTTGGAAATGCAACATTGCTGATAGATTTGATTCTCACAGGACTCACATATGAACTGCAGTGGCAAATACCCTTGTTCCTAGTGTTCTTGGTTATCTACCTTCTCACCATTGTAGGGAACCTTGGCCTAATTGCTCTCATATGGAATGACTCTCAGCTTCATATCCCCATGTACTTCTTTCTTGGGAGTTTGGCATTAGTGGATGCTTGGATATCATACACAGTATCTCCCAAGATGCTGGTCAACTTTTTTGCCAAGACCAAAATGATATCTCTTTCGGAATGCATGATACAATTTTGTTCCTTTGCAGTGAGTATAACAGTGGAATGCTTTCTGCTGGCAACAATGGCAtatgatcgctatgtggccatATGCAAACCATTACATTATCCAGTGATTATGTCCAAGACACTGTGCATCCGCTTGTTAGTTTTGTCACTTTTATGTGGCCTTCTTCATGCCATAATTCATAGTTCTTTCTTATTCAGATTAACCTTCTGCAATTCCATCATAGTACATCACTTTTACTGTGACATTATACCATTGCTTAAGATTTCTTGCACCGACCCTTCTATCAATTATCTGATAATATTTGTTTTTGCTGGGTCAATACAGATGTTCACCATTCTGATAGTTCTTGTCTCCTATACACTAATTCTCtctacaatcttaaaaaagaagtctcTACAAGGCATAAAGAAAGCCTTCTCTACCTGTGGAGCCCATCTCTTATCTGTCTCCTTATACTACGGTGCTCTGATCTTCATGTATGTGCGCCCCATATCTACACAATCAGAAGACCAAGATATGATGGACTCTCTATTTTACACTATCATAATTCCTTTGTTAAATCCAATTATCTACAGTTTGAGAAATAAGAAAGTCATAGATTCATTGAGGAAAATATTGAAGAGAAATTCTTAG